The sequence below is a genomic window from Salicibibacter cibarius.
AGGTTAATAAAAAATTGCCCAGCCCCTGATACTTCCAAGAACTTGCCAAAAAGAATAAATAAAATAATAAAGGTTGAAGAAACACCTAATGGTTCACTAAAAATACCCATGGTTGTGTAATACAAATGGTCCATTATCCAAGTTAATTCAAACCCACTGTGGCCCAATGCTCCTGGTAAGACATCGCCAAAAAAACCATAAAGAAGAAAAACAATCACTATAATCGTAAATGCCATACCTACAACTCGTCTTGTTGCTTCAATTAGCAATAAACCAGCAATTATTGCAAAAGAAAGTTCCATTGTTGAGAGGGGGACCACATAATTTATTCGTGAGGCAATATCAACAGCATTAAATACAAAGTGTTGATATACGATGACGATGAGTATCATAGCGGCGAGATCATACCAAGGAATCCTATGCTGTTCTTGTCGCTTAAGCGGCCGATAAATGGCAAATGCAAGCAAAAGTGCAAACGCTAAATGGGCGGAACGTTGTGCGATAGATTCAAATACCCCGAATAAAGCTGTATATATATGAAACAAGGACATTGCAATAGCAATTATAGAAACAACTTTGGCGCTTATCCCTATCAGATCACGATGCTTTTTTCCGGGGACTTCTATTTCTTGTTCTTCGGCTTCTTGGACCATTTGATCTAACTTTTGGCTCATGTTCTACACCTCCGCCCGTTTATTATGGTTTATTATTTTTTATTCGTCCTCTAACAGTCCTTCTTCTTCATAATAGCGTTCAGCACCAGGGTGTAAGTCTCCAACTATATTTTCAATAGAATATTCAGCATCAAAATCCTCCATAATATTTGTAACGTTTGCCCAAGTTTCCTGGTTGTCAAACATCATTTGCGTTATCTCATATCCTACATCCTCACTTATGGTATCTTCATTGACAATTAATACAGTCTCGGGTGCAATAGTTAGAATATCTTCTTCTAGCCCACCATAAGTTTCTTCTTCAATTGTATATTCCGCGTATCCTTCATTCATATCATATAAGGCTTCTGTATCTTCGGGTTCAAGTGGAATCAGTCGTATACCCATTGTTGTATCTAATTCATCGATGACAGCTGCTGGTGGTCCAAGCACACCAACCCATGCGTCTAAATGACCATCCCTCATTAACTCAGCAGCATCTTGAGTTCCAATATATTCAATATTTCCTAGGTCGTCATAGTCCATGTCATAGAGTGATAGAACATCTTGTAACATAACTTCTCCACTATACCCGGCAAGTCCTGGGCTTACATTTTGGCCTTCAAGGTCTTCTATTTCATAAATGTCAGAACTTTCTGGGACAACGATGTGCAGTGGATTAGGATAAAGACTTGCAATTGTTTTTGCATTATCGATTGGTTCTTCAAATTCGCCTTCAGCTTCTTCTGCCAATGGGATAGCTTCTCCATTACTAAAACCAATGTCAAAAGTCCCCTCGTGTATACCAGTCAGATTTGCAATGGAGCCACCTTCTACAATATCTGTATTAGATTCAGGAAATATTTCCTGAATTTCTTCTGACATTGAGGCAGCTATCGAATGCCATTCTCCACCAGTTGCCGCTGCACCGATACTAAAGTTATCTGGCTCTCCATCTTCATTTTCATTATCCTCAATACTTTCTTCTTGGCATGCCGCAAGTACTAACACAAGTACTACTCCGAATATCATCACTTTATAATTTTTCAACACAATATGAGCCTCCCTTGCTATTTCTTAAACAATTTTCGTCGATGTTTTTGCTTTAATTGATAAGCTACTTCAAAATTACAGTAGGCTATTTTTATAATATCTGCTATTGAGGTATTCTCAGCTAAACACATTTTATCATTCTTGGATTTAAAAACAGCTTTATCGCTATCAAGTCTGCTTTATGATATCCGCCACTTGAATAAATGAGTTGATCAACGATTTTCAGTTTTCCATTTGTAGATTTATGTGAAGCGGTAGAGTTACTTTCTTGACTCCAGGATTCCAATCCATATAGCTCTCCTAGTCTATCAGAACATATTTCGGTATTTCTGTCGGAATACCTACTCCTAGATTCATAATTTCTCCTTCTAGTATTTTCTTGGATACTCTTTTCGCTATTACTTTTTTATCAAAAATACCTTTTCAACATAACCTCACCTACATAAGAACTTTCGCAAAGTACCCAACATACAGATAAAGTGTACCAACTCCTTTCGAGTTTCTAAAATTTCATCCACTTCACAATCACGATTTCCCTTCTGTAGCCATTACCGCATTGAAGTTTGTTCCGTGTGGTCGTAGATTAAATTCCCCTTCGTATCCGCTTTCAAAGATTTGATTAAAATAATGTCTTCTGTTATTCCTCTTTCCAAGATGTGAGTTTCTCCATCAAAAGCCTTCTCTTCTTTTCCCTTCCCTTATCTTTCTCATCAAGTTTATTGCTAA
It includes:
- a CDS encoding TAXI family TRAP transporter solute-binding subunit: MLKNYKVMIFGVVLVLVLAACQEESIEDNENEDGEPDNFSIGAAATGGEWHSIAASMSEEIQEIFPESNTDIVEGGSIANLTGIHEGTFDIGFSNGEAIPLAEEAEGEFEEPIDNAKTIASLYPNPLHIVVPESSDIYEIEDLEGQNVSPGLAGYSGEVMLQDVLSLYDMDYDDLGNIEYIGTQDAAELMRDGHLDAWVGVLGPPAAVIDELDTTMGIRLIPLEPEDTEALYDMNEGYAEYTIEEETYGGLEEDILTIAPETVLIVNEDTISEDVGYEITQMMFDNQETWANVTNIMEDFDAEYSIENIVGDLHPGAERYYEEEGLLEDE